In the Neodiprion virginianus isolate iyNeoVirg1 chromosome 2, iyNeoVirg1.1, whole genome shotgun sequence genome, TTAcggaaagatgaaaaaatatctactGATAATTAGTATTGTCATTAACACTGGTTAATAACGTACGTGCACGCACGGATTACAATACCGATTCGGAAGTTGTGTGAGTGCGTGGTTAAGCATGGCTTTGCATGTATGTACTTATGCGAATATACGCGTAACATACCTATTCAGAAAGCACAGCTGACTGCCACTGACCGGAGTTTTGCAGGTTATGTTATATTTCACCTCCAGCAGATGAACCATGCCAATTCACAGCTCCCGTAGGCTGCCGTTTACATTTACTCAACGATAAAAGGAAACAACCGGTTCTCAAGGCCAATGTATTTACTCGCGTACATTTGATcacgattttcatttcatccaCGATGCCGGATGATAAGCCGGTTATTAACGTCGATGATTACCAAGGTAAACAATACAAAGACCACTTACACgatttcaaagtttgaaacttatttttttttctctgcaagGAAACGGACTTGCACCCGTATTTCCTGagtattcattttcattttcaaacccatatttcagataattttAGTTCTTGTTCCCCTGATaatattttctaataattttatGCGTCTTAAAGTTACAGAGGAAGAAGAGATTGCGGCGATCGATTACGAGCTGCGGCAGATAGACGTTGAATTACAAAAACTGAACGATCGGCGGAAGGTCCTGGTCAAACGTAAGGAGAAACTAAGGGATGACGCCCTGCTAAAAAAGAGCATATCTTTGTCGAACAGAAACTGGGACAGAGAGAATTTCCCATGGTACGCGAAGCTGATGGAGAAACTGAACAATGTTTTCAAGATAAAAAATCTGAGGAAGCTACAATTGCCGACCATGAACGCAATCATGTCCAAGGAAGACGTTATGCTCATCATGCCAACTGGCGGTGGTAAAAGTCTCTGCTACCAGTTGCCAGCTGTAATATCAAACGGGATAACAGTGGTCGTTTCTCCATTGGTATCGCTGATGGAGGACCAGCTCCACGGCCTGCGTAAAGTCAATGTCAAGGCGATGATGCTGAGTTCAACCGCTAGCAAAGAGGACGTCAAGGAAATCATGAACTCTATGACCGATGCAAAATCAGCCCTGCGTTTGATATACATTACCCCAGAATATATGGCAAAGTCCAAGAGGTTTATGGCCAAGCTGCAGAAAGCGTACACGATGAATCGTTTTGATAGAATAGCGATTGACGAAGTACACTGCTGCAGTCAATGGGGCCACGACTTCAGACCAGATTATAAATTCCTCGGCGTTTTAAAATCCATGTTCCCTGATGTACCGATATTGGGACTGACCGCCACAGCCCCGGCTAAAATCATTGTTGACGTACAAAAGATGCTGGACATAGAGGGCTGTCTCGTACTCAGAGCCTCGTTCAATAGACCTAATCTTTATTACGAAGTGCGATGCAAGCCTGCACTCAAAGAAGAGTGTATGTCGATGCTGGAGGATCTGCtcaaaaatagattttcaaaCAAGACTGGGATCATTTACACGACGACCATTAAAGATGCCGAAGAATTGACCTCGGATTTAAGATCGCGAGGTTTGAGGGTCGGCTGCTATCACGCAATGCTTGAGGCAAGCTTTCGAACAAAGGTGCACGCTAAATGGCTGTCCGGCGAATATCAAGCAGTTATAGCAACGATAGCATTTGGTCTAGGCATCGATAAACCAGACGTAAGATTTGTCATTCACCACTGCATATCAAAGtcaatggaaaatttttatcaggaAAGCGGAAGAGCCGGACGGGATGGTCAGAAGGCTGAATGCATTGTGCTGTACAGATTGGCAGACGTGTTTAAGCTGAGTGGAATGGTTTTCAAAGATAGAGTTGGACTGGAAAATTTATACAGAGTAATCGCTTTCTGCCTTGATCAAAATACATGCCGTAGAAGTCTGATAGCAACACATTTTGAGGAGGTTTGGACAGCTAGTGACTGTGCTAAAATGTGCGACAACTGTCGGCTAcccagagaaaaaaaagaaattgatatcGGTTCCTGCTGCAGGGCCTTGTACGAAATTATGACTAAAGCCGTTCAGAGCGACACTCGACTGACTGCACTAAAGTTGATTGACTCTTGGTTTGGCAAGGGTGCTGTTAGTTTGAGAGTACCGTCGGTATCTATTCCAAAACATTCCAGGGAAGTCGCGGAAAATATCGTCGCTCATTTACTTATAGAAGGCTATTTACAGGAggattttcatttcaccgCATACTCTACGATATCATACTTGAAACGGGGTCCCAAATCTGGTGCTGCTTTGAATAAAAGTCATCAAATAATGTTTAGAGTGAAGGGAAATTTGATCAAATCTACCTGCGATAGTTTGGTGGAAAAATATCAGGAATCCACCGATTCTAGGAAACAAAGTCAAACTGCATCGCCATCAAAACCAGAGAGTAACAGTAAATATAAGACGTGCGAGGACGCGGACGCTTCTTCAAAACGGCAAAAGAACGGCGGTAAACTATATGATTCCAATTCAAAAccagttgagaaaaaaagtgaCACAAAGGACAAACACAAGTCGAGTAAAAATAAGCACAACTCTAAAGATCCTGAGCGCTCAGAATCTAATAAAATCGGTTTGGACGATAAAAGAAGTAGCCGTAATACTAAGAAAAATAACCATACCGAACATAAAAGTAGTAATACAGAGAATAAACATTCAGTTTCAGAGAAAACTAGGTCAGATAACATACAGGATGTAACTATGGCGAGTGAACGAGTAAGCGAGAAAAGGAAAGTTTACGTTATCGACTCGAGCGATGAGGAAGATTgcagtaaaaaacaaaagactagctgaaaaaaattgatcataaCTGTAAAATagtatttcaatttattgcaATTATTGATTGTGAAGACTGAAAACTTTGATGGTAATGTATTTCGATTTTCATAAGGACACGGAGTttgtaaaaaacattttcaatccagtttttttttaaacatcatCGCATCCctcaatatttcaattgaaaacTATCAAACATGTGATAATTGAACAGTAACTTTGTATGTATCTACACTGTATTCATAATCCTTAAACAAATAGCAAGGGTAAATGAACTAAAATGCTGAGCGAGGTATGTTGAGACAAATGTTTCCCTCATTTgacagaaaaatcaataagaGAGAACTATATTTAAAAGCAGATGTTAGTGACCTGAGTAGTACCGCGGTAGCAGCTGGGTCTTAAGGATCAGATGGGGCATATTGATCCCAAATATTGGACATCTGTGTTGTTTAATGTTGCCAATAACATTCTTCGACCTAACTATGAACTAAACTATACGTTAATTTACCTCATTCGCGTTTTACGCTTACAGTATTAAGTAGTTTTTAATAACTTATTTATTGTAACATATACCAGTGTGTTTATTTATACCAATATACCCAGAAGACATTAAATGTTTCCAATTTGGAACAAgtttttaaacatattttaaactgttttttgaagaaaaaagttgtatcgattcaaataaatacTTTCACTGCACTCGCGAAGTGAAATACGATCTGTAATTACCTGTCGTTAGTTTGTCCATGATACTGTGTTAGTTGTATTGACAATTAGTGACTGGTACACATTTCAAATCAATCTACAAAACTATCTTTTACCAAACAATGTTCCTGCGAACCATATAATAATACTAGCCTCTCTACTATGCAAATGTGCACCGCACCCATTCGCATGTAACTGAACAATGCCTTTACAGCCTTAATAACTCTATTCGCAAAAGTGATTTTACTTACATAAAAGagtaattttgaaactttgaataatattaGCAACAACCAACTTCTCTTATAAGTGTGACGGTATCTAAACGGAATTTTAAACCAGACACGATTGTGAAGAATAGTAAATTTGGGAGCTTTATATAAAATACTCAggttttcaatcaaattttatcgcaagttatatgaaaaaatataagttATTCAAATCGTTTAATACAACAGTACAAGTTCGTACTGAACAGTCTTTGACTTAATGTGAACTTACATATTCCAAAGAACAGTAAACGTGTATCTCTTACCTGTGCTGTGAGGATACGACAGCTAGTTGAATGATAACACACTTCCATCGTAATGAGTTTGCAGGTTTGATAACATAAACAGGTAATCCAAAGTCAGTGTTAAACGATGCGCTACAATTGGTTGCTGCATAACGGAGCAGACTGGCGGCTCTTGATCTaatgtgtaaactataaataaatttaaaacggcccaaaataatttttcttgtaataaattctaaataataatataaataaaaatgataaccaACTGTGATAAACGAGTTATTCAAGAGCAGATATTCAAATAGTCAATTACCTTGTGACCTGGTTTTGGGACTAACTCAACGTAAAAAGTGTATCTGCATGACCTGCTAACTGGATAGCTACACAGTGACTAACTTGGGGATATTAGCACcattatacacacataatTTGATGTAAAGTGAGAAATATTACATGACGAACATGCCGTTACCTAATATTCTAAAAAAGGCAAGCAGCTACATCTTGGGTGACGGAGGCCACGATTCGCGTGCTACGCTATACCAGGATGGCGAGGTGTTGTTTTGCAAAAACAATGTATGCGTTCATCCGCCGACGATAATGCGACAACATTGCGATGTCGTACATCATCCGGGTTACTTGACGGTCACCTGTAGATTTGTTAAAAACCCTACAGTTCCTACGTTGCATTTGAGTTGGATACCAAACAGTACGCTTCGAAAACATCCAACTACTttggagaataatttttcaaagaagcTGGATGGAACTTTGAAAGAACTGGATCTTGAATACCAAAGACAGATTTCTGAAGAAAGCTGTGATTCTAGACTAGAGTATGACACCGCTCAAGGAAACATTGACGTCTGCCTCGAAGTCAAGGAACCTGTTAACTGCGGGGACTGTGAACGAATTTGTTCTGGCGGATATTCTAAAGGAGGCAATGGATTCTCACAGAATAGAGACTCTGATGGTATTCGATTGACTTCTGGATATAGTGGGAATTTTAAAGTACAAACTGATGTTGACCGAAAGACAGAAAATGGACTTAAAACCACCGAAGTCGATCCCGAAAAATGTACTGCAAATGTAGACATTGAGTGCAATGATCAGAACTCAGAgaaaacaagagaaaatattattagtTATACAAAATCTGCTACTCAAAACCCTATAAGCTTAGATAATGATAATGCTAAACCTAAGAGTCAAAACTCTGTAAAATATAGGGATTCGAAAGAGGAAGGTCAAAGTACTGATTCGGATTTAGATAGCAACGATACAAAGTGTGAAGAAAAGTATCAAAGACAAGATAATTCAAGATCTATGCACGCAGTAAACtcaaaagaaacaaagagCATTCAATCAGGGGCGAAGAGCATAGAGTTTGTAAACACTGGAATGTCTAAGACTGAATTCGAGACAGAAAATAATGACGACAAGGTATTTACCAAGAATGAAATAAGAGTATGGGGATGTGACGATGACAGCATGAAGAGCCGAAGTATGTCGTTAACTTCAACATGCAGTTTGAACATAATGGCTCCAACTGATGGTAAATAAtaagtttaaaataattattcaatggTGACGAATTACTATTACGAAAAACTATAACTCAAACTCCTGTATGCACAGTTGAAGAATTTCCAACATGGATGAGGTCCCCAGAGCTTTTGGCACTGCAGCACAACTTGATGTTTCCTGAAAGTGCTACGGCATCTCCGGTCACCTTGAGAAGAGCTCATCGCTGCAGAAGATTCTCAGCTGACTTAAGCCAAATGAGGTCATTGAGACTATTTTTTTCCGACCCTGGATGCACTTGTGGACAGCTGGTTGTTGCCAGCAGGGAAAGTCAGTATAAAATACTCCATTTTCATCACGGCGGATTGGACCGACTTGCCAGAACTCTGTACCAGTGGCACCAGCTTCTGTATCCGAGATTGGGAACAGACACAGACGAGGCGTTGCCGTACAGGTTTGAATGGAGCAATTTTTTCTCGCTTTGACTGGCCTAATCCGATTATTCTAAATTTGTGTGAACATTTTCAGACAATTCATGGTCTGCCGTCCTGAAGTAAGTCAGGACGAGTTGCACCCCGAAGAAGGTCAAGTCGCAATGATAACTTCACTGGCATGGAAAGACCTGTTAAACGAACGTGGACAAGTAGAAGATGACTTGGCGCTGAGGAAGGGGATATTTTTTGGTGGTTTGGAACCAGCTCTACGAAAAATCGTCTGGCCATTCCTTTTGCACTGCTATTCTTACCAGAGCACCTACGAAGAGCGTGAACAAGTCGATTGTATAAGAAAGGAAGAATATGAAGAAATCAAAAGGCGCAGAGAAAGTATGAGCCCAGAACAGGCAGAGAATTTCTGGAGAAACGTGGTCTGCATCGTAGAAAAAGATGTTGTGAGAACCGATCGGGGTAATCCCTATTATGCTGGAGAAGATAATCCAAACATTGAGATTATGAAGTAAGATAGACTTTTTTTCCACAGTACCAAACACCTCAGTAGATTAGCAATTTGTAATGAATATGATTCACGATTCTAGAAACATTTTATTGAACTATGCCGTTTACAATCCGCAATTGGGATACACGCAAGGAATGTCTGATCTTTTGGCACCCCTGTTAGCTGAATTGAATTCCGAAGCTGAAGCATTTTGGTGTTTTGCTGGCCTGATGCAAAGGTCAGTCGCTGTATGTACGCCAACAGACACAGACATGGATAGGAATTTGTGTTACCTGAGGGAGTTAATCAGAATTATGGTACCCG is a window encoding:
- the LOC124297123 gene encoding TBC1 domain family member 16, translated to MPLPNILKKASSYILGDGGHDSRATLYQDGEVLFCKNNVCVHPPTIMRQHCDVVHHPGYLTVTCRFVKNPTVPTLHLSWIPNSTLRKHPTTLENNFSKKLDGTLKELDLEYQRQISEESCDSRLEYDTAQGNIDVCLEVKEPVNCGDCERICSGGYSKGGNGFSQNRDSDGIRLTSGYSGNFKVQTDVDRKTENGLKTTEVDPEKCTANVDIECNDQNSEKTRENIISYTKSATQNPISLDNDNAKPKSQNSVKYRDSKEEGQSTDSDLDSNDTKCEEKYQRQDNSRSMHAVNSKETKSIQSGAKSIEFVNTGMSKTEFETENNDDKVFTKNEIRVWGCDDDSMKSRSMSLTSTCSLNIMAPTDVEEFPTWMRSPELLALQHNLMFPESATASPVTLRRAHRCRRFSADLSQMRSLRLFFSDPGCTCGQLVVASRESQYKILHFHHGGLDRLARTLYQWHQLLYPRLGTDTDEALPYRQFMVCRPEVSQDELHPEEGQVAMITSLAWKDLLNERGQVEDDLALRKGIFFGGLEPALRKIVWPFLLHCYSYQSTYEEREQVDCIRKEEYEEIKRRRESMSPEQAENFWRNVVCIVEKDVVRTDRGNPYYAGEDNPNIEIMKNILLNYAVYNPQLGYTQGMSDLLAPLLAELNSEAEAFWCFAGLMQRSVAVCTPTDTDMDRNLCYLRELIRIMVPEFYAHLEKHTDALELLFCHRWILLCLKREFPTEIALVMWEACWVNYLTDHFHLFLCLAIMCVYAEDVIAQDLKTDEMLLHFSSLAMYMDGHVIIRKARGLLHHFRQLVQLPCALAGLCRQCGPGMWDSSHNPVIECVGHGAAACPYSENY
- the LOC124297119 gene encoding ATP-dependent DNA helicase Q1-like; protein product: MPDDKPVINVDDYQVTEEEEIAAIDYELRQIDVELQKLNDRRKVLVKRKEKLRDDALLKKSISLSNRNWDRENFPWYAKLMEKLNNVFKIKNLRKLQLPTMNAIMSKEDVMLIMPTGGGKSLCYQLPAVISNGITVVVSPLVSLMEDQLHGLRKVNVKAMMLSSTASKEDVKEIMNSMTDAKSALRLIYITPEYMAKSKRFMAKLQKAYTMNRFDRIAIDEVHCCSQWGHDFRPDYKFLGVLKSMFPDVPILGLTATAPAKIIVDVQKMLDIEGCLVLRASFNRPNLYYEVRCKPALKEECMSMLEDLLKNRFSNKTGIIYTTTIKDAEELTSDLRSRGLRVGCYHAMLEASFRTKVHAKWLSGEYQAVIATIAFGLGIDKPDVRFVIHHCISKSMENFYQESGRAGRDGQKAECIVLYRLADVFKLSGMVFKDRVGLENLYRVIAFCLDQNTCRRSLIATHFEEVWTASDCAKMCDNCRLPREKKEIDIGSCCRALYEIMTKAVQSDTRLTALKLIDSWFGKGAVSLRVPSVSIPKHSREVAENIVAHLLIEGYLQEDFHFTAYSTISYLKRGPKSGAALNKSHQIMFRVKGNLIKSTCDSLVEKYQESTDSRKQSQTASPSKPESNSKYKTCEDADASSKRQKNGGKLYDSNSKPVEKKSDTKDKHKSSKNKHNSKDPERSESNKIGLDDKRSSRNTKKNNHTEHKSSNTENKHSVSEKTRSDNIQDVTMASERVSEKRKVYVIDSSDEEDCSKKQKTS